A DNA window from Flammeovirga agarivorans contains the following coding sequences:
- the aceA gene encoding isocitrate lyase: MTKQERIDALNKEWNTNPRWANIERPFTAEEVVKLQGNVIIEHSLAKQGAEKFWKGLHSEHYMAGLGALTGNQAIQEVEAGLKAIYLSGWQVAADANLAGQMYPDQSLYPADSVPKVVQRINNALRRADQIQSVADRDDTDYMVPIIADAEAGFGGNLNAFELMKMMIESGASGVHFEDQLSSAKKCGHLGGKVLVPTQEAINKLIAARLAADVCGTNTIIIARTDADAANLITSDIDPRDQEFIYGERTSEGFYQVNNGIDQAISRGLSYAPYADLIWCETSHPDLEEAKQFADAIHAQFPGKMLAYNCSPSFNWASKLSVEEMETFRENLADMGYKFQFITLAGFHALNTSMFELAKAYKERGMAGYSQLQEKEFALQTDGFRAVKHQAFVGTTYFDAVQNTVTNGTASTTAMEGSTETAQF; encoded by the coding sequence ATGACAAAGCAAGAAAGAATTGACGCATTAAATAAGGAATGGAATACAAACCCAAGATGGGCAAACATTGAAAGACCTTTTACTGCTGAAGAAGTAGTAAAACTTCAAGGCAACGTCATAATTGAACACTCACTAGCAAAACAAGGTGCTGAAAAATTCTGGAAAGGCTTACATTCTGAACATTATATGGCAGGTTTGGGCGCTTTAACTGGAAACCAAGCAATCCAAGAGGTTGAAGCTGGGTTAAAAGCTATCTATTTAAGTGGATGGCAAGTGGCTGCAGATGCCAACTTGGCGGGACAAATGTACCCAGACCAATCATTATACCCAGCCGACTCAGTACCTAAAGTTGTACAAAGAATAAATAATGCATTAAGAAGAGCAGATCAGATCCAGTCTGTCGCTGACAGAGATGATACCGATTATATGGTACCCATCATTGCCGATGCTGAAGCAGGTTTTGGTGGTAACTTAAACGCATTTGAATTAATGAAAATGATGATTGAATCAGGTGCATCTGGTGTACACTTCGAAGATCAGTTATCATCTGCTAAGAAATGTGGACACTTGGGTGGTAAGGTATTAGTGCCTACACAAGAGGCAATCAACAAGTTAATTGCTGCTCGTTTAGCTGCAGATGTATGTGGTACTAATACAATTATTATTGCAAGAACAGATGCTGATGCCGCTAATTTAATTACGAGTGATATTGACCCAAGAGATCAAGAATTTATTTACGGAGAAAGAACTTCTGAAGGATTCTACCAGGTAAATAATGGAATTGACCAAGCCATTTCAAGAGGCTTATCGTATGCACCTTATGCCGATTTAATCTGGTGTGAAACGTCACACCCAGACCTTGAAGAAGCAAAACAATTTGCAGATGCTATTCATGCTCAATTCCCAGGCAAGATGTTAGCCTATAATTGTTCTCCTTCATTTAACTGGGCTTCAAAATTATCTGTGGAGGAAATGGAAACGTTCCGAGAAAACTTAGCAGATATGGGTTATAAATTCCAATTCATTACGTTAGCAGGTTTCCATGCCTTGAATACGAGTATGTTTGAATTAGCAAAAGCATACAAAGAAAGAGGCATGGCGGGATACTCACAACTCCAAGAAAAAGAATTTGCTTTACAAACAGACGGCTTCAGAGCGGTGAAACACCAAGCTTTTGTTGGCACCACATACTTTGATGCAGTTCAAAACACCGTAACTAACGGTACTGCATCTACCACTGCCATGGAAGGAAGTACAGAAACCGCTCAATTTTAA
- the aceB gene encoding malate synthase A, protein MRGQHITQNEKLEIRNLISNEYETILTPEALEFVVKLHNKFNKRRLALLEARTRRQERIDEGKKPSFLAETAYIRNSEWTVAEVKEDLQDRRVEITGPVDRKMIINALNSGANVFMADFEDANSPTWQNNMEGQINLRDAVRREIEFTHPITGKEYTLNEKVATLLVRPRGWHLEEKNILIEGTSISGGLLDFGLYFFHNAHELIRRSSAPYFYLPKIESHLEARLWNDIFVFAQDELGIPQGTIKATVLIETILAAFEMDEILYALKDHSAGLNCGRWDYIFSFIKKFRNDPEFVLPDRALVTMKVHFMKSYYELLIQTCHKRKAFAMGGMAAQIPIKDDQKANQKAIDKVAKDKTREALAGHDGTWVAHPGLVATAKEVFDRYMGGPNNLNKAITYKKITAEDLLTVPQGDITLKGLKMNIDVGIQYIAKWLDGQGAVPIYHLMEDAATAEISRTQVWQWIKHQAKTDEGVTITQELYHSLIPEVMDTIKEYVGTEQFETGKYNEALEIFNQLVTQDEFIEFLTLPAYQKLD, encoded by the coding sequence ATGAGAGGACAACACATTACTCAAAATGAGAAACTAGAAATCAGAAATTTGATTTCTAATGAGTACGAGACCATTCTAACTCCTGAAGCTTTAGAGTTTGTGGTCAAATTGCACAACAAGTTCAACAAACGTAGACTAGCGTTGCTTGAAGCCAGAACTAGACGCCAAGAAAGAATTGACGAAGGCAAGAAACCAAGTTTCTTAGCTGAAACTGCCTACATTCGAAATAGTGAATGGACAGTGGCAGAAGTAAAGGAAGACCTTCAAGACCGTAGAGTTGAAATTACTGGACCAGTAGATCGTAAAATGATCATAAATGCATTAAACTCTGGTGCAAATGTATTTATGGCCGATTTCGAAGACGCTAACTCTCCTACTTGGCAGAACAACATGGAAGGTCAAATTAACCTTCGAGATGCTGTAAGAAGAGAAATTGAATTCACTCATCCCATCACTGGTAAGGAGTATACTTTAAATGAAAAAGTAGCCACTCTTTTGGTTAGACCTAGAGGTTGGCATCTTGAAGAGAAAAATATACTGATAGAAGGAACTTCTATTTCTGGTGGATTATTGGACTTTGGTCTTTACTTCTTTCATAATGCACATGAATTAATTAGAAGAAGCAGTGCTCCTTACTTCTACTTACCTAAAATAGAGAGCCATCTAGAGGCAAGACTATGGAATGATATTTTTGTGTTTGCTCAAGATGAGCTAGGTATTCCTCAAGGAACTATCAAAGCTACAGTACTTATTGAAACGATATTGGCAGCTTTTGAAATGGATGAGATTTTATATGCTCTAAAAGACCATTCAGCAGGATTGAATTGCGGTAGATGGGATTATATTTTCTCATTTATAAAAAAATTTAGAAACGATCCTGAATTCGTTCTTCCTGATAGAGCTTTAGTAACCATGAAAGTACATTTCATGAAGTCATATTATGAACTTCTTATACAAACTTGTCACAAACGTAAAGCTTTTGCAATGGGTGGAATGGCAGCTCAAATTCCAATTAAAGACGACCAAAAAGCCAATCAAAAAGCAATTGATAAGGTAGCAAAAGATAAAACTAGAGAAGCATTAGCAGGTCATGATGGGACCTGGGTAGCTCATCCAGGTTTAGTTGCCACTGCTAAAGAAGTTTTTGATAGATACATGGGCGGTCCAAACAATTTAAATAAAGCCATCACTTATAAAAAAATCACTGCAGAAGATTTACTGACAGTACCTCAAGGAGATATAACTCTTAAGGGTTTAAAGATGAATATCGATGTTGGAATTCAATATATCGCCAAATGGCTAGACGGACAGGGTGCTGTACCAATCTATCATTTGATGGAAGACGCCGCAACAGCAGAAATTTCTAGAACTCAGGTATGGCAATGGATAAAGCATCAGGCTAAAACAGATGAAGGTGTAACGATCACCCAAGAACTGTATCACAGCCTTATTCCAGAAGTGATGGACACCATAAAAGAATATGTTGGTACTGAACAATTTGAAACAGGAAAGTACAATGAAGCTCTTGAAATTTTCAATCAACTAGTAACACAAGATGAATTCATAGAATTCTTAACGTTACCTGCTTATCAAAAATTAGATTAA
- the surE gene encoding 5'/3'-nucleotidase SurE has protein sequence MKPLILITNDDGITSKGISFLVDVMKNLGEVVVVAPDSPQSGMGHAITIHDPLKYHESDLFVKDGVKAYQCSGTPADCVKLAKNHLLGRMPDLVVSGVNHGSNSSVSVLYSGTMSAALEAAIEGLPAIGYSVCDYGYDAEFNHTRDFVEEIAKKVLEKGMPKGTALNVNFPKVSDEPIKGLKYCRQADGKWQEEFDERTDPSGRKYLWLTGKYVLFDKGEDTDEWALNNNYGSIVPVKIDLTNHEYLQDLLK, from the coding sequence ATGAAACCTCTTATTTTAATTACAAACGATGATGGTATTACATCTAAAGGAATAAGTTTTCTAGTAGATGTAATGAAAAATTTAGGTGAAGTTGTTGTTGTTGCACCAGATAGTCCTCAATCGGGTATGGGGCATGCAATTACTATACATGATCCATTAAAATACCATGAGTCTGACCTTTTTGTCAAAGATGGGGTGAAAGCTTATCAGTGTTCTGGGACACCAGCGGATTGTGTGAAGTTAGCCAAAAACCATTTATTAGGGCGTATGCCAGACTTGGTCGTTAGTGGGGTGAATCATGGTAGTAATTCTTCAGTAAGTGTACTTTATTCTGGTACGATGTCGGCGGCATTAGAAGCTGCTATTGAAGGATTGCCGGCTATTGGATATAGTGTTTGTGATTATGGGTATGATGCAGAGTTTAATCATACAAGAGATTTTGTCGAAGAAATTGCAAAAAAGGTTTTAGAAAAAGGGATGCCAAAAGGAACGGCTTTAAATGTCAACTTTCCAAAAGTATCAGATGAACCAATTAAAGGATTAAAGTATTGTCGCCAGGCGGATGGTAAATGGCAAGAAGAATTTGACGAAAGAACAGATCCATCTGGAAGAAAATATTTATGGTTAACAGGGAAATATGTTTTGTTCGATAAAGGAGAAGATACTGATGAGTGGGCTTTAAATAACAATTATGGAAGTATCGTTCCTGTGAAAATTGACCTTACAAATCATGAATATTTGCAAGATTTATTGAAATAG
- the gcvT gene encoding glycine cleavage system aminomethyltransferase GcvT, translating to MTEQTLKKIALNDVHEALGAKMVPFAGYNMPVRYSSDIEEHKTVRNGVGVFDVSHMGEFMLKGPKALDLIQKVSSNDASKLFDGKAQYSCLPNEDGGIVDDLIIYKIKDEEYMLVVNASNIEKDWNWIAERNTEGVEMTNVSDDTSLFAVQGPKAAEAMQSLTDVDLSNMEFYTFTIGQFAGVDNVVISATGYTGSGGFELYVPNKDAKAVWEKIFEAGADFDIKPIGLGARDTLRLEMGYCLYGNDIDDTTSPLEAGLGWVTKFTKEFTNSENLLKQKEEGVTRRLVGIELLDRGVPRGGYNVLNNDGEVIGKLTSGTMSPMLGKGVALGYVNRPLTKAGSEILIEVRNRKLKAVVTKLPFYKA from the coding sequence ATGACAGAACAAACATTAAAGAAAATCGCCTTAAACGATGTACATGAAGCACTTGGAGCTAAGATGGTTCCTTTTGCGGGTTACAACATGCCTGTTCGTTACTCTTCAGACATTGAAGAACACAAAACTGTAAGAAATGGCGTTGGCGTATTTGACGTTTCACATATGGGCGAATTCATGCTTAAAGGCCCAAAAGCATTGGATCTAATCCAAAAAGTATCATCTAACGATGCTTCAAAACTTTTTGACGGTAAAGCACAATACTCTTGCCTACCTAATGAAGATGGTGGTATTGTCGACGACTTAATCATCTACAAAATCAAAGATGAGGAATACATGTTGGTTGTAAATGCTTCTAATATCGAGAAGGACTGGAATTGGATCGCAGAAAGAAATACTGAAGGTGTTGAAATGACAAACGTTTCAGATGACACATCTTTATTTGCTGTTCAAGGTCCAAAAGCAGCTGAAGCAATGCAATCATTGACAGATGTTGACTTATCAAATATGGAATTCTATACATTCACTATCGGTCAGTTTGCTGGCGTGGATAATGTTGTAATTTCAGCTACTGGATACACTGGTTCAGGAGGGTTCGAATTATATGTACCGAACAAAGATGCAAAAGCAGTATGGGAAAAAATCTTTGAAGCTGGTGCAGACTTTGATATTAAACCGATTGGTTTAGGTGCTAGAGATACCTTACGTCTAGAAATGGGGTACTGTCTATATGGAAATGATATTGACGACACTACTTCTCCTTTAGAAGCCGGTTTAGGTTGGGTAACAAAATTCACTAAAGAGTTTACTAACTCTGAGAACTTGTTAAAACAAAAAGAAGAAGGTGTAACTAGACGTCTTGTAGGTATCGAATTATTGGACAGAGGTGTTCCAAGAGGTGGATATAACGTCTTAAATAACGATGGTGAAGTGATTGGAAAATTAACTTCTGGTACTATGTCACCAATGTTAGGAAAAGGTGTTGCTTTAGGTTATGTCAATAGACCACTAACAAAAGCAGGTTCTGAAATCCTTATTGAAGTTAGAAATAGAAAATTAAAAGCAGTAGTCACTAAACTACCTTTTTATAAAGCGTAA
- the cysM gene encoding cysteine synthase CysM yields MASVLSLVGNTPLVELKNMSPNPNVKIFAKLEGQNPGGSVKDRAAYNMINEAVKRGDLKKGTKLIEATSGNTGIALAMIASLMDIEIELVMPDSATIERVKSMRAYGAKVTLTPAAISMEGARDYALSKVEEGGYFMLNQFDNPDNYLAHYKTTGPEIWRDTNQEVTHFVSAMGTTGTIMGTSKFLKEQSEAITIVGAQPAEGAKIPGIRRWPKAYLPKIFNSERVDQTVDVSKEQATVTARRLAKEEGIFAGMSSGGSCFVALETAKKIEKGTIVFIVCDRGDKYLSTELF; encoded by the coding sequence ATGGCATCTGTGTTATCCTTAGTAGGGAATACTCCTCTTGTGGAGTTGAAAAATATGAGTCCAAATCCTAATGTAAAGATATTTGCAAAGTTAGAAGGTCAGAACCCAGGCGGTAGTGTGAAAGACCGAGCAGCTTATAATATGATTAACGAAGCTGTTAAAAGAGGAGATTTAAAGAAAGGGACGAAGTTAATAGAAGCCACTAGTGGAAATACTGGAATTGCATTAGCGATGATTGCTAGTTTGATGGATATTGAAATCGAATTAGTGATGCCAGATAGTGCAACAATAGAAAGGGTGAAATCAATGAGAGCGTATGGAGCGAAAGTAACTTTGACTCCTGCTGCCATTTCTATGGAAGGAGCTAGAGATTATGCTTTATCAAAAGTTGAAGAAGGTGGTTATTTTATGCTTAATCAATTTGATAACCCTGATAACTATTTAGCCCATTACAAAACTACTGGTCCAGAAATCTGGAGAGACACAAATCAAGAGGTAACACATTTTGTTTCAGCAATGGGAACAACAGGTACTATTATGGGTACTTCAAAGTTTTTAAAGGAACAAAGTGAAGCCATTACAATCGTGGGTGCACAGCCTGCAGAAGGAGCGAAAATACCTGGTATTAGAAGATGGCCAAAAGCTTACCTTCCAAAAATATTTAACAGTGAAAGAGTTGACCAAACTGTTGATGTATCTAAAGAACAAGCAACAGTTACAGCTAGAAGATTAGCAAAAGAAGAAGGGATTTTTGCTGGGATGAGTAGTGGAGGTTCTTGTTTTGTTGCTTTAGAAACAGCGAAAAAAATCGAGAAAGGTACAATTGTATTTATTGTCTGTGATCGCGGAGATAAATACTTATCAACTGAATTATTTTAA
- a CDS encoding DUF3347 domain-containing protein, giving the protein MKKIIALGVLGFMMMSCGGNAEKQQVQKEEKVELKPVVYNAEKAKGPMAYFKLSECLIASNPTAAQTYAKKVLATLPEDATEVKQAVEAIVASTDLEEQRKQFEVVTAYYYEIAKSGEAGMDVYKVHCPMAFDNTGADWLSATDEVINPYFGDKMLHCGRVMETIKGK; this is encoded by the coding sequence ATGAAAAAGATTATTGCTCTGGGTGTTCTAGGGTTTATGATGATGAGTTGTGGTGGCAATGCCGAAAAGCAACAAGTTCAAAAAGAAGAAAAGGTTGAACTAAAACCTGTCGTTTATAATGCAGAAAAAGCCAAAGGGCCAATGGCGTATTTTAAACTTTCAGAATGTTTGATTGCGTCTAATCCAACAGCAGCACAAACTTATGCGAAGAAAGTATTAGCCACTTTACCTGAAGATGCTACTGAAGTAAAGCAAGCAGTTGAAGCGATAGTAGCTTCTACGGATCTTGAAGAACAAAGAAAGCAATTTGAGGTAGTTACAGCATATTATTATGAAATTGCTAAGTCAGGAGAAGCAGGTATGGATGTATATAAAGTACATTGTCCAATGGCTTTTGATAATACAGGAGCAGATTGGTTGAGTGCAACTGATGAGGTAATTAATCCATATTTTGGAGATAAAATGTTACACTGTGGTCGAGTAATGGAAACGATCAAAGGAAAATAA
- the hisD gene encoding histidinol dehydrogenase, whose product MKLFKNPDRKEWNALLERPAMRMEEIEKQVSPILKAVQKDGDAALRAFSLQFDGAEVDSLLVSDSEFKEADQLVSSELKESISIAIDNITKFHAAQKSETLKVETMPGINCWRKSVPIQKVGLYIPGGSAPLFSTVIMIGAPAIIAGCEEVCLCTPPNQEGKIHPAILYAAQKVGIRKVFKVGGAQAIAAMTFGTETIPAVSKIFGPGNQYVTAAKQLATKEGVAIDMPAGPSEVLVWADDTANASFIAADLLSQAEHGPDSQVILVSTSEKIIEETQKEVAKQLAVLPRKEIAQKALSHSRSFLIDDEKTALQLVNEYAAEHLILALDDAVSVSEKIVNAGSVFVGHLTPESAGDYASGTNHTLPTYGYAKNYSGVSLDSYYRKITFQQIDKKGLLDLGPHVERMAAAEELDAHKNAVTVRLQSLID is encoded by the coding sequence ATGAAATTATTCAAAAACCCTGATAGAAAAGAATGGAACGCTTTATTAGAGCGTCCTGCTATGAGAATGGAAGAAATTGAAAAACAAGTTTCTCCTATTCTAAAAGCTGTGCAAAAAGATGGGGATGCAGCTTTACGTGCCTTTTCTTTACAATTTGATGGTGCTGAAGTAGATTCGTTACTTGTTTCAGATTCTGAATTTAAAGAAGCTGACCAACTTGTATCATCAGAGTTAAAAGAGTCGATCTCTATTGCTATTGATAATATTACAAAGTTTCATGCTGCTCAAAAAAGCGAAACTTTGAAAGTTGAAACAATGCCTGGTATTAATTGCTGGAGAAAAAGTGTACCTATTCAAAAAGTAGGTTTATACATCCCTGGAGGTTCTGCCCCATTGTTTTCTACTGTTATTATGATCGGTGCTCCAGCTATTATCGCTGGTTGTGAAGAAGTTTGTCTCTGTACACCACCGAATCAAGAAGGTAAAATTCATCCAGCAATATTATATGCCGCACAAAAAGTAGGTATCAGAAAAGTTTTTAAGGTAGGTGGTGCACAAGCTATCGCTGCCATGACATTTGGTACTGAAACTATCCCTGCTGTTTCAAAGATATTTGGACCAGGAAATCAGTATGTAACTGCTGCAAAACAATTAGCCACTAAAGAAGGTGTTGCTATCGATATGCCAGCAGGTCCCTCAGAGGTTCTTGTTTGGGCTGACGACACTGCCAATGCTTCTTTTATTGCTGCTGACTTGTTATCACAAGCCGAACACGGACCAGATAGCCAGGTAATTCTTGTTTCTACATCTGAAAAGATCATCGAAGAGACACAAAAAGAAGTGGCAAAACAATTGGCAGTATTACCAAGAAAAGAGATTGCTCAGAAAGCACTTTCTCATTCTAGAAGCTTCTTAATTGACGATGAAAAAACAGCACTTCAATTAGTAAACGAATATGCCGCAGAACACCTAATTCTTGCTTTAGATGATGCCGTTTCGGTATCAGAAAAGATTGTCAATGCAGGATCTGTTTTTGTTGGACACCTTACACCTGAATCTGCTGGGGACTATGCTTCCGGCACTAACCATACCCTACCAACTTATGGTTATGCAAAAAATTATTCAGGCGTATCTTTAGATAGTTATTATAGAAAGATCACTTTCCAACAAATCGACAAGAAAGGACTTCTAGATTTAGGACCTCATGTTGAGAGAATGGCTGCTGCTGAAGAATTAGATGCTCATAAAAATGCTGTAACAGTACGTCTTCAATCATTAATTGACTAG
- the hisG gene encoding ATP phosphoribosyltransferase codes for MTKLKIAIQKSGRLSEGSLNLIRQCGIKIPRMKGALKAEASNFPLEFLFLRDDDIPGYVQDGVADLGIVGANEAVEKDKHVDTIHHLGFSKCRLSIAIPKEKEYKGIQDLDGKSIATSYPKILGDYLQKEGVNAEIHEISGSVEIAPNIGLADAICDLVSTGSTLMQNNLKEVESIFTSEALMISTPGLSSEKQEIIDQLLFRINALQTAENNKYILLNAPKDNLDTILELLPGMRSPSILPLADEGFVSIHTVIAEDDFWSKIEELKAAGAEGILVVPIEKMII; via the coding sequence ATGACAAAACTTAAGATTGCAATCCAAAAGTCAGGTCGTTTAAGTGAAGGTTCACTTAACTTGATCCGTCAATGTGGAATTAAGATTCCTAGAATGAAGGGAGCTTTAAAAGCAGAAGCAAGCAACTTCCCTCTAGAATTTTTATTCCTTCGTGATGATGACATTCCGGGTTACGTTCAAGACGGCGTAGCCGATCTCGGAATTGTAGGTGCCAACGAGGCTGTTGAAAAAGACAAGCATGTTGATACTATACATCATCTTGGGTTTTCTAAGTGTCGTTTGTCTATTGCTATTCCAAAAGAAAAAGAATATAAAGGTATCCAAGACCTTGATGGAAAAAGCATTGCTACGTCCTACCCTAAAATCCTAGGAGATTATTTACAAAAGGAAGGAGTAAATGCTGAAATTCATGAAATTTCTGGATCTGTAGAAATCGCTCCTAATATTGGTTTAGCAGATGCAATCTGTGACCTTGTTAGTACTGGTAGTACATTAATGCAAAACAACTTAAAAGAAGTTGAAAGTATTTTCACTTCAGAAGCATTAATGATCTCAACTCCAGGTCTTTCTAGCGAAAAACAAGAAATTATTGATCAGTTATTGTTTAGAATCAACGCTTTACAAACTGCTGAAAATAATAAATACATTCTTTTAAATGCTCCGAAAGACAATTTAGATACCATTCTAGAATTATTACCTGGAATGAGAAGCCCTTCTATCCTACCGTTAGCTGATGAAGGATTCGTTTCTATCCATACAGTAATCGCTGAAGACGACTTCTGGTCTAAAATTGAAGAATTAAAGGCAGCAGGTGCTGAAGGAATTCTTGTAGTTCCTATTGAAAAGATGATCATATAA